One genomic window of Evansella cellulosilytica DSM 2522 includes the following:
- the smc gene encoding chromosome segregation protein SMC, protein MFLKRLDLVGFKSFAERLSIDFVKGVTAVVGPNGSGKSNISDAIRWVLGEQSAKNLRGAKMEDVIFSGSDSRKPLNMAEITLVLDNEDQHLAIDYSEVAVTRRVYRSGDSEYLINKQPCRLKDIVDLFMDSGLGKEAFSIIGQGRVEEILSSKSEERRMIFEEAAGVLKYKNRKVKSEKKLNDTQENLNRVKDIIYELEGQVEPLKEQSSIAKEYLEKKAELKDFEVGVLVKEIEEMHTKWDVEKKQLEDLQDKEASSQATVKQYEAKIERLRTDMQTLDNSINELQDLLLKTSEELEKQEGQKEVWKERKKNFAQHREQFIEEMSELKSQKESISKEVVKYEHEVNTNKDKVKRTKELLVQQEKEMTLLEQNTVERLEQLKADYIEWLNEKASQKNEIRYLEEQLSKQENKQERMDKDNQELLTKREQIRVKLQEAQQEWKTEKSVIEEKINAFQLKKQQYGETEREYEKKENFLYEAFRHVQQLKSRKEVLEEMQNDYSGFFLGVKEILKERDRQFKGIKGAVAELIDVSKEFQTAIDIALGPAQQHVVVEDEATGRSAIQFLKQRKLGRATFLPMTVIKPRHIQGQDVIEAQQQQGFVGVAKELVQYETEYENIVSHLLGNIIVAKDIKSANNIARAVRFRFRIVTLEGDVINPGGAMTGGSIKQKQSQILGRQQELERVSSKLEQLDNEAMKLQKDVSHLKQKLSSIQLEMKELQEQGEELREKEQEKKSRFKELELSEETINERLKLYDLEKNDFEEDVKEKQERISQLRSAIIQCDEKISTLNKEIDYLSTEQEKAKASKETLSTTITNTKINLAKEEEQLNYALEMYTRIQKSLENIVQSLSLKENEFHALERDLSTQSESADSLEEVIEKRRIEKDRTIELISRRRSDRLSLQQEHDDAERELKEHKRQLRFVSSTLHETEVRVNRLDVDLDNRLSKLQGEYEISYEAAKGEYPLTVDLDDARKKVKLIKLAIEELGNVNVGAIEEYDRVKERYEFLLEQKEDLEDAKATLHQVITEMDEEMTKRFKECFDQIQSHFHVVFKELFGGGQADLRLTDPEDLLNTGVEIVAQPPGKKLQHLALLSGGERALTAIALLFAILKVRPVPFCVLDEVEAALDDANVVRFAQYLKDFSHETQFIVVTHRKGTMEEADVLYGVTMQESGVSTMMSVKLEESKALVGVK, encoded by the coding sequence TTGTTCCTTAAACGACTAGACCTCGTTGGCTTTAAATCTTTTGCAGAAAGATTATCAATCGATTTTGTAAAAGGTGTAACTGCTGTTGTTGGTCCTAATGGAAGTGGAAAAAGTAATATATCTGATGCAATACGGTGGGTGTTAGGAGAACAATCTGCTAAAAATTTACGTGGTGCAAAAATGGAGGATGTTATTTTCTCAGGAAGTGATAGTAGGAAGCCATTAAATATGGCTGAAATCACACTTGTATTAGATAATGAAGACCAGCATTTAGCGATTGATTATAGTGAAGTAGCTGTTACTAGAAGAGTTTATCGTTCTGGAGATAGCGAATATTTAATAAATAAACAGCCTTGTAGGTTAAAAGATATTGTTGATTTATTTATGGATTCCGGATTAGGAAAAGAAGCTTTTTCTATCATCGGACAAGGTAGAGTAGAGGAAATTTTAAGTAGTAAGTCAGAAGAGCGCCGCATGATTTTTGAAGAAGCTGCTGGTGTATTGAAATATAAAAATAGAAAAGTGAAGTCCGAAAAAAAACTTAATGACACACAGGAAAACTTAAATCGTGTCAAGGATATTATTTACGAACTAGAAGGGCAGGTAGAACCACTAAAGGAGCAATCCTCTATTGCAAAAGAGTACTTAGAAAAAAAAGCAGAGCTGAAAGACTTTGAGGTTGGTGTACTTGTAAAAGAAATTGAGGAAATGCATACGAAGTGGGATGTAGAGAAAAAACAGCTTGAGGATCTGCAGGACAAGGAAGCTAGTTCACAAGCTACTGTTAAGCAATATGAGGCTAAAATTGAGCGTTTACGGACAGATATGCAAACGTTAGACAATTCTATTAATGAATTACAAGATCTTCTTTTAAAAACGAGTGAAGAACTAGAAAAGCAAGAAGGGCAAAAAGAAGTTTGGAAAGAGCGTAAGAAAAACTTTGCACAGCATCGTGAACAGTTTATCGAAGAGATGTCTGAGCTAAAAAGTCAAAAAGAATCGATATCTAAAGAAGTAGTGAAATATGAACACGAAGTAAATACAAATAAAGATAAAGTTAAACGTACAAAAGAGCTTTTGGTACAACAAGAGAAAGAAATGACACTATTAGAGCAAAATACCGTGGAACGCTTAGAGCAACTAAAGGCGGATTACATAGAATGGTTGAATGAAAAAGCGTCTCAAAAGAATGAGATACGGTATTTAGAAGAACAGTTATCGAAGCAAGAAAATAAACAAGAGAGAATGGACAAGGACAATCAAGAGCTTCTAACAAAACGTGAACAAATAAGGGTTAAACTTCAAGAAGCACAGCAGGAATGGAAAACAGAAAAATCGGTGATAGAAGAGAAAATTAATGCTTTTCAATTGAAAAAGCAGCAATATGGTGAAACTGAAAGAGAGTATGAAAAGAAGGAAAACTTTTTATATGAAGCATTTCGCCATGTGCAACAGTTAAAATCACGTAAAGAAGTATTAGAAGAAATGCAAAATGATTATTCTGGTTTTTTCCTTGGAGTAAAGGAAATTTTAAAAGAACGTGATCGACAATTTAAAGGTATTAAAGGAGCAGTAGCTGAGTTAATTGATGTTTCTAAAGAGTTTCAAACAGCTATTGATATAGCTTTAGGGCCTGCTCAGCAGCATGTGGTTGTAGAGGATGAAGCAACTGGTAGAAGTGCTATTCAATTTTTGAAGCAAAGGAAATTAGGGAGAGCAACCTTTTTACCAATGACTGTTATTAAACCTCGCCATATACAAGGTCAGGACGTAATTGAAGCTCAACAACAGCAGGGTTTTGTAGGTGTTGCGAAGGAACTCGTTCAGTATGAAACTGAATATGAAAATATAGTGTCACATTTACTTGGTAATATTATTGTAGCAAAAGATATTAAGTCAGCAAATAACATTGCTCGCGCAGTTAGGTTTCGATTTCGAATAGTAACTTTAGAAGGGGATGTCATTAATCCTGGTGGTGCGATGACTGGAGGAAGTATTAAACAAAAGCAAAGTCAAATTTTAGGAAGACAGCAAGAGCTGGAAAGAGTATCGTCTAAGCTAGAACAGTTAGATAATGAAGCAATGAAGCTACAAAAGGATGTAAGTCATTTAAAACAAAAGTTATCTTCAATTCAGCTTGAGATGAAGGAGCTACAAGAGCAAGGAGAAGAACTTCGGGAAAAAGAACAAGAAAAAAAATCTCGTTTTAAGGAATTAGAGCTTTCTGAAGAAACAATTAATGAACGTTTAAAGTTGTATGACTTAGAAAAGAATGATTTTGAAGAAGATGTAAAAGAAAAGCAAGAGCGAATTTCGCAGTTGAGAAGCGCGATTATACAATGTGATGAGAAAATTTCAACGCTAAATAAGGAAATTGACTATTTATCTACTGAGCAGGAAAAAGCAAAAGCTTCGAAAGAAACGCTAAGTACAACAATTACAAATACGAAGATTAATTTAGCGAAAGAAGAAGAACAGTTAAATTATGCACTGGAAATGTATACTCGTATACAGAAATCGCTAGAAAATATCGTACAATCACTTTCGCTTAAAGAAAATGAATTTCATGCATTAGAGAGGGATTTATCAACACAATCAGAAAGTGCTGATTCGTTAGAAGAAGTAATTGAAAAGCGGAGAATTGAAAAGGATAGAACAATTGAATTAATTTCTAGACGTAGGTCTGATCGCTTGTCATTACAGCAAGAGCATGATGATGCTGAGAGAGAGTTAAAAGAGCATAAACGACAATTGAGGTTTGTATCTAGCACATTACATGAAACAGAGGTTAGGGTGAACCGTCTTGATGTTGATTTAGACAACCGACTTAGCAAACTTCAAGGTGAATATGAGATTTCATATGAAGCAGCAAAAGGAGAATATCCACTAACTGTAGATTTAGATGATGCTCGTAAAAAGGTGAAATTGATTAAGTTAGCAATTGAGGAGCTAGGTAATGTAAATGTTGGTGCAATTGAAGAATATGATCGTGTAAAAGAACGATATGAGTTTTTACTAGAACAGAAAGAAGACTTAGAAGATGCAAAAGCCACTTTACACCAAGTTATTACAGAAATGGATGAAGAAATGACAAAGCGATTTAAGGAATGCTTTGATCAAATACAAAGCCACTTCCATGTAGTATTTAAAGAGCTGTTCGGGGGTGGACAAGCTGACTTGCGGTTAACGGACCCTGAGGATTTATTAAATACTGGTGTAGAAATAGTGGCTCAACCACCTGGTAAAAAACTTCAGCATTTAGCTTTATTATCCGGCGGTGAACGTGCACTTACAGCAATTGCTTTACTATTTGCAATTCTAAAAGTGCGTCCAGTTCCTTTCTGTGTGTTAGATGAAGTGGAGGCAGCATTAGATGATGCAAATGTTGTTAGATTTGCACAGTATTTAAAAGATTTTAGTCATGAAACACAATTTATCGTCGTCACTCATAGAAAAGGAACGATGGAAGAAGCGGATGTTCTATATGGGGTAACGATGCAAGAATCAGGTGTATCAACTATGATGTCTGTAAAGCTTGAAGAAAGTAAAGCGTTGGTTGGTGTG
- a CDS encoding DUF1128 domain-containing protein: MNTKEHTRENLSAMIEEIKKKLQIVNAGAMKAEHYSLDRFSDVEELYEMVMKKSNFSVSEMDAIVTELGNLRDK; the protein is encoded by the coding sequence ATGAATACTAAAGAACATACTAGAGAGAATTTAAGTGCGATGATTGAGGAAATAAAAAAGAAACTCCAAATCGTAAATGCTGGTGCAATGAAGGCTGAACATTATTCTTTAGACCGCTTTAGTGATGTGGAAGAACTTTACGAAATGGTTATGAAAAAATCTAACTTTAGTGTTAGTGAAATGGATGCTATTGTTACCGAACTCGGTAATTTAAGAGACAAATAA
- the rnc gene encoding ribonuclease III, which translates to MQQTRKIQRRGVKRQAKKMKISDQLKLEYKDFLTSLEVKTTNVDIYIQAFTHSSYVNEHRIRPHDDNERLEFLGDAVLELAISQYLFKNYANMSEGEMTKLRAAIVCEPSLAKIADELKFGERVLLGKGEEMTGGRKRPALLADVFESFVGALYLDLGMDAVYDFLKVNVYPKIADGAFSDMMDYKSQLQELVQREGQGQIQYKIVQERGPAHAREFVSEVWLENKLLGIGAGRSKKEAEQMAAQKALEKFTK; encoded by the coding sequence ATGCAACAAACAAGAAAAATACAGCGTAGGGGAGTAAAAAGGCAAGCTAAAAAGATGAAAATTTCTGATCAACTAAAATTAGAGTATAAAGATTTTTTAACTAGTCTAGAAGTTAAAACGACTAATGTTGATATTTATATTCAAGCTTTTACTCATTCTTCCTATGTAAATGAACACCGGATTCGACCACATGATGATAATGAAAGGCTTGAATTTTTAGGCGATGCTGTTTTGGAATTGGCCATCTCACAATATTTGTTCAAAAACTATGCGAACATGAGTGAAGGAGAGATGACCAAACTCAGAGCTGCCATCGTATGTGAGCCATCACTAGCAAAAATAGCTGACGAACTCAAGTTTGGCGAACGCGTTTTACTCGGTAAAGGAGAAGAAATGACGGGTGGTCGAAAAAGACCAGCGTTGCTAGCTGATGTATTTGAATCATTTGTAGGAGCACTTTACTTAGATCTTGGAATGGATGCTGTTTATGACTTCCTTAAAGTTAATGTCTATCCCAAAATAGCGGATGGAGCATTTTCTGATATGATGGACTATAAAAGCCAATTACAAGAGCTGGTCCAACGAGAAGGACAAGGTCAAATACAGTATAAAATAGTACAAGAGAGAGGCCCTGCTCATGCTAGAGAATTTGTTTCTGAAGTATGGTTAGAAAATAAACTTCTTGGAATTGGCGCTGGACGTTCAAAAAAAGAAGCAGAGCAAATGGCCGCACAAAAAGCGTTAGAAAAATTTACGAAATAA
- the acpP gene encoding acyl carrier protein — protein sequence MAAVIDRIAKIVSDRLGVDESEIKPEATFKEDLGADSLDVVELVMELEDEFDLEISDEDAEKISTVGDVIDYIERQQ from the coding sequence ATGGCAGCAGTAATAGATCGTATTGCAAAAATTGTATCAGACAGACTGGGTGTAGATGAATCAGAAATTAAACCTGAAGCTACTTTTAAAGAAGATTTAGGTGCAGACTCCTTGGATGTAGTTGAACTAGTAATGGAACTTGAAGATGAGTTCGACTTAGAAATTTCCGATGAAGATGCTGAGAAAATTTCAACTGTAGGTGACGTTATTGATTACATAGAGCGTCAACAATAG
- the fabG gene encoding 3-oxoacyl-[acyl-carrier-protein] reductase, producing MKGQNAIVTGGSRGIGKAICIELAKQGANVVVNFSGNKEKAEEVAEECKSYGVNAIAIQANVADADSVQAMVKSAIEELGSVEILVNNAGITRDTLVMRMKEADFDDVINTNLKGVFNCSKAVTRPMMKQRYGRIINISSVVGVLGNAGQANYVASKAGVIGLTKSMARELANRNIHVNAVAPGFIETDMTDSLSEDMREEMLKQIPLSKLGSPKHVASVVAFLASDASAYMTGQTLHVDGGMVM from the coding sequence ATGAAAGGGCAAAATGCAATAGTGACTGGTGGTTCAAGAGGAATAGGGAAGGCAATATGTATAGAACTAGCTAAACAAGGTGCTAATGTAGTAGTTAATTTCTCAGGAAACAAAGAAAAGGCTGAAGAGGTTGCTGAAGAATGTAAGAGCTATGGTGTAAATGCTATTGCAATACAAGCAAATGTTGCAGACGCTGACTCAGTTCAAGCGATGGTGAAATCTGCTATAGAGGAGTTAGGATCGGTTGAAATCCTTGTAAATAATGCTGGAATTACTAGAGACACATTAGTAATGCGTATGAAGGAAGCTGATTTTGATGATGTCATAAATACGAATTTAAAAGGTGTTTTCAATTGTTCAAAAGCAGTAACAAGACCAATGATGAAGCAGCGTTATGGTCGTATTATTAATATTTCTTCTGTTGTTGGAGTATTAGGGAATGCAGGTCAAGCAAATTACGTTGCTAGTAAAGCTGGGGTTATTGGTTTAACAAAGTCAATGGCTAGAGAACTTGCGAATCGTAATATACATGTAAATGCGGTGGCACCTGGTTTCATCGAAACTGATATGACCGATTCTCTTAGTGAAGACATGAGAGAAGAAATGCTTAAACAAATTCCACTGTCTAAGTTAGGATCACCTAAACATGTAGCATCAGTTGTCGCTTTCTTAGCAAGCGATGCATCTGCATATATGACAGGTCAAACACTGCATGTAGACGGCGGTATGGTTATGTAA
- the fabD gene encoding ACP S-malonyltransferase, with the protein MGKIALLFPGQGSQQVGMGKELFDLYEQTKNIYNEADDVLGESLSSLIFSGDEEELKKTENTQPALLTTSISIWEVLKSKGVNPDYAAGHSLGEYSALVAAGAMSFQDACVAVRKRGQWMEQAVPKGKGTMAAVLGMKRDELTELTIEATKASNIVEPANFNCPGQIVISGTVEGVQAATELAKEKGAKRVIPLSVSGPFHSSLMKPAAEKMKEHLDSIQIHAPQIQVVANVTADVVKDSEMIRQLLFEQIYSPVLWEDTLHRLVNDGVDTFIEVGPGKVLSGLVKKVSRRATVLPVFDQETLEKALTTLGGDDS; encoded by the coding sequence ATGGGGAAAATAGCTTTACTTTTTCCTGGACAAGGCTCACAACAAGTTGGGATGGGGAAAGAACTATTCGATTTATATGAACAAACGAAGAACATTTATAACGAAGCAGACGATGTTTTAGGGGAATCTTTGTCTAGTTTAATTTTTTCTGGAGATGAAGAAGAACTAAAAAAAACAGAAAATACGCAACCAGCTTTATTAACGACTAGCATTAGTATTTGGGAAGTCCTAAAAAGTAAAGGAGTCAATCCAGATTATGCTGCGGGACATAGTTTAGGAGAATATTCTGCCTTAGTAGCTGCGGGAGCAATGAGCTTTCAAGATGCTTGTGTTGCTGTACGGAAAAGAGGGCAATGGATGGAGCAAGCAGTTCCTAAAGGAAAAGGAACAATGGCTGCAGTCTTAGGAATGAAAAGGGACGAGCTTACCGAACTAACGATAGAGGCAACAAAGGCGTCAAATATTGTAGAACCAGCAAATTTCAACTGTCCCGGTCAAATTGTTATTTCAGGGACGGTAGAAGGTGTACAAGCTGCTACTGAGTTAGCGAAGGAAAAAGGGGCAAAAAGAGTGATACCTCTTTCTGTGAGTGGGCCGTTTCACTCTTCATTAATGAAACCAGCTGCAGAAAAAATGAAGGAGCATTTAGACAGCATTCAAATACATGCACCACAAATACAAGTTGTTGCTAACGTTACAGCTGATGTAGTAAAAGATAGTGAGATGATTCGACAGCTCCTATTTGAACAAATTTACTCTCCTGTTTTATGGGAGGATACATTACATCGCCTAGTAAATGATGGGGTAGATACATTTATTGAAGTGGGCCCTGGGAAAGTTCTTAGCGGTTTAGTGAAAAAGGTATCTAGACGTGCAACGGTTTTACCCGTCTTTGATCAAGAAACACTAGAGAAGGCTTTAACTACTTTAGGGGGAGATGATTCGTAA
- the plsX gene encoding phosphate acyltransferase PlsX, whose translation MKLAVDAMGGDNAPESIINGCKLALETYSDLEIILIGKENEIKKFIDPSDRVKILHTDVVIEGEDSPVKAVRRKKDSSMVLSVQQVKEGKADSAISAGNTGALMTAGLLGVGRIKGIERPALSPMLPTLGGEGFLLLDVGANMEAKASHLYQYALMGSIYMQKVRKVKQPRIGLLNVGSEPGKGTELSKEVYTLLSESSLNFVGNVEARDLLEGVADVVVCDGFSGNLVLKSIEGTALSLFTILKKELTSSLKNKLAAGILKPAFKQVKLKMDYSEYGGAGLFGLDAPIIKAHGSSDDRGFFSAIKQAHTMHEENVVETIRKELEINEEGKE comes from the coding sequence ATGAAGCTTGCAGTCGATGCAATGGGTGGAGATAATGCCCCGGAAAGTATTATTAATGGATGTAAACTAGCACTCGAAACATATAGCGACTTAGAAATTATTTTAATTGGAAAAGAGAACGAAATTAAAAAATTTATAGACCCATCAGATAGGGTGAAAATTTTACATACAGACGTTGTGATAGAAGGAGAAGATTCTCCTGTGAAAGCAGTTCGGCGTAAAAAGGATTCCTCTATGGTTTTATCGGTACAACAAGTGAAAGAAGGTAAGGCTGATTCAGCGATATCAGCTGGTAACACAGGTGCATTGATGACAGCTGGTTTACTTGGAGTTGGAAGAATCAAAGGGATTGAGCGTCCAGCATTATCTCCTATGCTACCAACACTAGGAGGCGAAGGTTTTTTGTTGTTGGATGTTGGTGCTAATATGGAAGCGAAAGCATCACACCTTTATCAATATGCATTAATGGGTAGCATATATATGCAGAAGGTACGTAAAGTGAAACAACCTCGAATTGGTTTACTGAATGTAGGATCTGAACCAGGGAAAGGAACGGAACTATCTAAAGAAGTCTATACACTTTTAAGTGAAAGCTCATTAAATTTTGTAGGTAATGTTGAAGCAAGAGATTTACTTGAAGGTGTTGCTGATGTTGTAGTGTGCGATGGATTTTCTGGTAATTTAGTTTTGAAATCTATTGAAGGAACTGCACTTTCATTATTTACTATTTTAAAAAAGGAACTAACTTCTTCTTTAAAAAATAAATTGGCAGCCGGGATTTTAAAACCTGCCTTTAAACAAGTCAAACTAAAGATGGATTACTCAGAATATGGAGGCGCAGGTCTTTTTGGCCTTGATGCACCAATAATAAAAGCACATGGTTCTTCAGATGATCGCGGCTTTTTTAGTGCCATTAAACAAGCTCATACGATGCATGAAGAAAATGTGGTTGAAACTATACGTAAAGAGTTAGAAATAAACGAAGAGGGGAAGGAGTAG
- the fapR gene encoding transcription factor FapR, whose amino-acid sequence MKVTKKIRQPKLKEKIEENPFITDEALAELFQVSVQTIRLDRLELNIPEVRERIKHVAKQQYDTVKALPIEEVIGEVIDLELDKHAISIFDVREEHVFSRTGIARGHHLFAQANSLAVAIINEELALTTKANVSFKRQVTVGERVIAKAQVKEIGNVRTIVEVNSFVEKELVFHGEFAMFRQEQ is encoded by the coding sequence TGAAAGTAACTAAAAAAATAAGACAACCTAAGTTAAAGGAAAAAATAGAAGAAAACCCGTTTATAACGGATGAAGCATTAGCAGAATTATTTCAAGTAAGTGTTCAAACGATTCGTTTAGATCGTTTAGAGTTAAATATTCCAGAAGTTCGTGAACGAATTAAGCATGTTGCTAAACAACAATACGACACAGTGAAAGCACTCCCAATTGAAGAGGTAATTGGTGAGGTAATTGACTTAGAACTCGATAAGCATGCAATTTCTATATTTGATGTAAGAGAGGAGCACGTTTTCTCAAGAACTGGTATTGCTCGTGGACATCATTTATTTGCGCAAGCTAATTCACTTGCTGTCGCGATAATTAATGAAGAATTAGCGCTCACAACAAAAGCGAACGTATCATTTAAACGTCAAGTAACTGTTGGTGAAAGGGTTATTGCAAAAGCCCAAGTGAAGGAAATTGGAAATGTTAGAACGATTGTAGAAGTCAATAGCTTTGTAGAGAAAGAATTAGTGTTTCATGGTGAGTTTGCCATGTTTCGTCAAGAACAATAA